The genomic window gagagaaacgcTCTCGATAACACAAATGTTTGAACTTGTCGTCCGCTCACAAAAACTTGGACAGTTTTTTTAAATATGTTTTAGGGGAAAAAACTTGGAAAGATGAGTGTTCATAAGTTGGACCGACGGAGCATAGTGCATCGCAGAGGACAAAACCATGGGCGAATCTGCTTTTAGGTGCCTTCTTTCGACAAAGGCCAACCATCGGGCCATGTAATACAAAGAAGGCAGCGTCACATGTTTGTCAAAAAAAAAGAGCAGCGTCACATGTTTGTCAAAAAAAAAGGCAGCGTCACATGATTTCAGATTACAGGCTGTACGTTAAGCATCCACCAAAAGCAGCCCTCACTTCggcaaaaaaatacttcctccgttctattttaaactaaaaccacgacaagaattGCGAAACAGAGGCACTGATAACAAAATTTACAAAGGACGAAGCAAACAAGCGAAAATACCATTCTGCACCCCAGGtcaaatgctcctggtgtgaacagtaaaatcaaaaaaaaaagaaaaagaattcaaaaaattctgaatttttttgacatATTTTAAGAAATGTTCGCTGTGCATacaaaatttcatcacgaaatcacattggtgaaagtcatggcaaaaaaaaaatAGAGCTCCAAAATGCATTTGAAAGTGACATTTTCAGAGCATTGATTTTTTCTACCACGCCTTCTACCAATGTGATTTGGTGATGAATTTGTGCATACACTACAAACATTACTTAAATTTTACCcaaaaaaaaacagaatttttaaatTTAATTTCTATTTTTCGAATCTTCTGTTCACCCAGGAGACAAGTTGCTTGTCCTCGGGACAGAAACATGACTGCCAGTAATACTCCCGAAGCGGACATTGTGTAGGTCCCACTAGCCGTATGCTTTCATACAATGTCATCCTCGGTGAGTTCATCAAGCTGAACCTCATGCAAAAGCGCCCACTCGATCGGTGAGTTCATCAAGTCGACAACACCATCAAGGCGCCTAAGATTTTGATTTTGCCAAGGAGGGTGCATATGACCAAACTTTCATTAGAGTACATACAGGAAAAGGCAGCAGGGCGAGATACACATTATTCCCTGATTTCAACACAGGACAGCATCCAAAATGCACCAACTTAAAATCATTCCTAGGCAATGAAAGGAATGGCCTCTCAGGTACAACCAACGAATTGATTCGAGTTATGATACAACACAGAGACAACACGCGGGCAAGAAGACAACAGGCTGGGCCAACGCTTCCATCCATCCATGTACAAGAGAGCAGATGTCGGCGCGCAGCTGACGGGGGTCGACAACACCATCAAAACTCCCTGTGCGCCACTTGCAGTATTGTGAGCACCTCTCCTCTTGAACCTGAAACGTCACCGGGGGTTATATGATGATGGGAAAGATACTATGGCAAGGTGAAAGGGTTAAAAATTGCTGGAGGATGAGTATGGCATACATCGCTCGTAGAGCTCTGAGGCGAGCTCGAGGAGAGACTCGGTCTCCTCGGCCATCTTGCCGATCCTTTCAACCTCCATCATGTGCTCGTTTGCGAGGTGCGATTTGGCCTCCGCATCGGCTACTTTCGTCGCTGCAGCTTCAGCCGCGCCCAGTGCAGGGCTCGCAGCGGTAAACAGGCCTTGACCCTTTGCTGCCTTGGATGACTTGGCTGAATCCTTCTTCTTTAGAGATGGATCTTTCATTGGAGCCAGAGCCCTTTTTGCATATGAATCCGTCAGCTTATAGGACTTATCAATCTGTTCACATTAAGAAAGAAAAGATTATCGTTAGTTACATCTAAAGATCTTTTCACATCTTCAATTCAAAACGTACAAACAAGCTCAAAAGTTGGGGAGTCCAGGATATTGCATGTCTGGTAAACTAAACGTATAGTTTGGATCCAGTCACCAAAGTATTCCTACAAAAATATATCATTCTCAATTTTGAATTAAAATTCTCTTTAGGAAATTAAAATTGCAATACAAACTTGAACCTCATGTCGAGCTCCACATAAGATAACTTGTCAGCGTGCCAATTTTGACAGCCAAACTAAAGAATCTGAATTCCACATATCGTCAATGCTTAAATTGGAAGAGGTGCAAATCACAACATCTGCTGCAAAGTTGGCACAACGAGACTTCCTATACCCCCTGTATTCCCACCAATACTCTACCCAGCAGATATGAATATTCTGATTTGGGTTTGGTAAGGAATGTGGGATCCCAGCATAATCCATGCGGAGAATTAAGAATCGTGTGGATTTGGTAAGAGTCCTGCCGTAGTTAGAAGGGAGAATAGTAAGCAAGATATgcaaaaaaatgaaaaggaaaattggAGATGATGTGGCCTAATGGAGTGGATTCAAACAAGCATGAGACACATAACAGTCGCACCAGCAGTAGTCGACCAGGTAGTTAGTTAGGAAGAGAAAGAAATGAGTTAGGAAGGTGAGTTGTATTCTTAGGAGGGCAGGTCAGTCTTCCCTATAAAAGAGACACCATGAACCCAGTTTGCAATTAAGCAATAAAGAATTAGAAGTTCAACTAAGCCTAGGAGCCTCTCTACCAAGGCAGGGAAGAGAGCCCTGACAGTGGTTAGTCGAGGCAAGTTCCCTTCCATTTCTTCAGACCCCCAACAAGCTAACAGAAGAACTACTTCAGCACTCATAAGCTTTCATAATTCTGGTAGTCTCGTTTTCGTAATAATGAAAATATTGTCACCTTCTCAACTTTGTTCACGCCTATAAGCCTTCGTAATTTCGCACAAAGCAACCTTCTAAAATTTGGTTGCACCTCATGCCTTTGCTGCATGTATGGCACAAAGATAACATCAGCAACCTACCATCATTCTAGCAATGCAACATAATTATGAAACATAAGTACTGCTAAGAACAAACCAGGACACATGCAAACCACAAAAACAAAATATTCCTGTAGCAGTCAAAGCAATCTTCGGAGCATCCTTGATGTAAAGGACGCTTAACAATAGATAATATATCATGCATAATTCATAAATAAAACAGGTCATGAAACATGGGCTCACATATTTTTCACCATGTCAAAGATCAGGTTATAGCAATATCTATGTGAAAAAGGGCTAgatgggcctctttgattcgtaggattttgaaaatataggaataggaaaagtatagggttagagtggcatgcccacttgaatcctataagattaacaatgagtgtttgatgccacaggaaaaacaaaggaattgtaaaaagaggttggagtggatgttagatatcctatgaaatgtagtacaaaagattccataggaaaaattcctaaggatccaatcctatgaatcaaaggaccaacatagaAAAAATCCTAAGAGTTTCAATCCTCCagaaatcctataaaattccttcgaatcaaaggagccctaatcTGTTCACCTAacataggggctgtttggattgtgactatctttgccatatattgccacttcttttttccacacttgccaCGCTTGCcttacttgagttgctcaaattgttagccacacttggcttgcctaagggaatcttgccagaCTTTTTGtttctatgacatgtggggttcactgcttaTAAATAAATTCTTGCCtgaggtgtggctagaaccaaacacctacctaacttggtcaaacttgcctaaaggtgaggtgtggcaaagtgtggaaaggtgtggctaggaaccaaacagccccatagTTCACTAGCTCTCATTACCACCAATATTTTCAGAAGACTTTAAAGCCAAATTACTTTTCTCCTGCAAGCAACAAGCAATGGAAAATGCTTATAATTTCCACTTGTATGATGTTAGCTGTATATCTGAGCAAAACTTTAATGAACTCAAAAAATGAGACCAAAAAAATAGTACAACAGAATGAAATCAAAAAGATGCTCAACCTCTATGAAATTGCAAATTGTAGTAACTTCTGAACCATTTGGCTCTTTCAGTTCGCCGAGAGCTTCCAGGATCATGGAACTGTACCGAGTATGCAAATAGGTAGACGTAATCAGATCGCAAAGTAAAATCCTTGTGTCAGGGAGAAATGATGCAGTTATATTTCTCAATGCGAAAAACAATAAGAATGCTTAATAATGCTGACAAGACTTTTATCTTGTTGAACTGAGTCTGTCACATTTTTGTTATTTAACTACATTCTTACTATGTCTACTTGTTTGTATTTATCTTATACCAATATCATACTTTTAGCTGGCATATCCTTATGTTGGTCATTCCTACTGCTTCCTTTGAAAATTCATCTTGTGATCATTACACAGAATCATATTCCTCTAATAGAAAGAAATATACAAGTAGATTTATCTAACATGCGATGAGTAGAAACGTCCTAGATGTATCACGTGATCATGCACTAACTCTTGAATAGAAGTATAGGATTTATAGCACTATGCTTGTCTTCCAGAATAAGCAGGCGCTTAAAAGTATATGTTTTGTAATCAAAGTTTAAAGGCATATGGCTTAAGTAAGACAACTTTGGACTTGGAGTCTTGTCATCCTGTGGGCTCTTTTCACAATCTTCTGGTGGAGAAGCCTCAGCAACATTATTCGTTGCTGGGAGAAGCAGAAGCTGCGGGCTAGGTGATGGGGAGGACGAAGGTGCTTTCGGCCTTGGAACCCTTTGTTTATCCCTTGAACCTAGTCCACTTGCACTAAAACTCAAATTCCTCCATTTGTCCTGAAAGTGGCAGATTAATTTCAATCAGGTAAGCTAGAGCAGTGTCATTAAACATGGTAAAATCTGTAAGGTACAACTGAACTTACATACTATCCTCATGCTCCTCAAATGGCAGAACTATCATAACAAACAATCTAAAGTTTTAAAAGTATTACTGCCTTGGACTGTATGCATGGGAGAAGATTGCAATAAATAAGTTTCCTCTCAGTATACCACCAAAAGGTACACACCACATTTCATGCCATGACGTTATCAACCCATTTCATAAAGGAAGCTGATGTACTTTTCTCCCCATTCTGCCCTTATGAAAGGAAAAAGACATAAATGTTGCTTCAGAAAAAAACAAAGTTGCCAGGTGTGTAACAATTTGCAGCACCTCATGAATATTACTTGAAG from Triticum aestivum cultivar Chinese Spring chromosome 3B, IWGSC CS RefSeq v2.1, whole genome shotgun sequence includes these protein-coding regions:
- the LOC123070391 gene encoding single myb histone 4 isoform X4 — translated: MGAPKQKWTSEEEEALRRGVLKHGAGKWRTIQKDPEFSPVLSSRSNIDLKDKWRNLSFSASGLGSRDKQRVPRPKAPSSSPSPSPQLLLLPATNNVAEASPPEDCEKSPQDDKTPSPKLYSSMILEALGELKEPNGSEVTTICNFIEQRHEVQPNFRRLLCAKLRRLIGVNKVEKIDKSYKLTDSYAKRALAPMKDPSLKKKDSAKSSKAAKGQGLFTAASPALGAAEAAATKVADAEAKSHLANEHMMEVERIGKMAEETESLLELASELYERCMPYSSSSNF
- the LOC123070391 gene encoding single myb histone 4 isoform X6, which encodes MGAPKQKWTSEEEEALRRGVLKHGAGKWRTIQKDPEFSPVLSSRSNIDLKDKWRNLSFSASGLGSRDKQRVPRPKAPSSSPSPSPQLLLLPATNNVAEASPPEDCEKSPQDDKTPSPKYSSMILEALGELKEPNGSEVTTICNFIEIDKSYKLTDSYAKRALAPMKDPSLKKKDSAKSSKAAKGQGLFTAASPALGAAEAAATKVADAEAKSHLANEHMMEVERIGKMAEETESLLELASELYERCSRGEVLTILQVAHREF
- the LOC123070391 gene encoding single myb histone 4 isoform X5, with translation MGAPKQKWTSEEEEALRRGVLKHGAGKWRTIQKDPEFSPVLSSRSNIDLKDKWRNLSFSASGLGSRDKQRVPRPKAPSSSPSPSPQLLLLPATNNVAEASPPEDCEKSPQDDKTPSPKLYSSMILEALGELKEPNGSEVTTICNFIEIDKSYKLTDSYAKRALAPMKDPSLKKKDSAKSSKAAKGQGLFTAASPALGAAEAAATKVADAEAKSHLANEHMMEVERIGKMAEETESLLELASELYERCSRGEVLTILQVAHREF
- the LOC123070391 gene encoding single myb histone 4 isoform X8 is translated as MGAPKQKWTSEEEEALRRGVLKHGAGKWRTIQKDPEFSPVLSSRSNIDLKDKWRNLSFSASGLGSRDKQRVPRPKAPSSSPSPSPQLLLLPATNNVAEASPPEDCEKSPQDDKTPSPNSMILEALGELKEPNGSEVTTICNFIEIDKSYKLTDSYAKRALAPMKDPSLKKKDSAKSSKAAKGQGLFTAASPALGAAEAAATKVADAEAKSHLANEHMMEVERIGKMAEETESLLELASELYERCSRGEVLTILQVAHREF
- the LOC123070391 gene encoding single myb histone 4 isoform X7 → MGAPKQKWTSEEEEALRRGVLKHGAGKWRTIQKDPEFSPVLSSRSNIDLKDKWRNLSFSASGLGSRDKQRVPRPKAPSSSPSPSPQLLLLPATNNVAEASPPEDCEKSPQDDKTPSPKFSMILEALGELKEPNGSEVTTICNFIEIDKSYKLTDSYAKRALAPMKDPSLKKKDSAKSSKAAKGQGLFTAASPALGAAEAAATKVADAEAKSHLANEHMMEVERIGKMAEETESLLELASELYERCSRGEVLTILQVAHREF
- the LOC123070391 gene encoding single myb histone 4 isoform X3 — translated: MGAPKQKWTSEEEEALRRGVLKHGAGKWRTIQKDPEFSPVLSSRSNIDLKDKWRNLSFSASGLGSRDKQRVPRPKAPSSSPSPSPQLLLLPATNNVAEASPPEDCEKSPQDDKTPSPNSMILEALGELKEPNGSEVTTICNFIEQRHEVQPNFRRLLCAKLRRLIGVNKVEKIDKSYKLTDSYAKRALAPMKDPSLKKKDSAKSSKAAKGQGLFTAASPALGAAEAAATKVADAEAKSHLANEHMMEVERIGKMAEETESLLELASELYERCSRGEVLTILQVAHREF
- the LOC123070391 gene encoding single myb histone 4 isoform X2, with amino-acid sequence MGAPKQKWTSEEEEALRRGVLKHGAGKWRTIQKDPEFSPVLSSRSNIDLKDKWRNLSFSASGLGSRDKQRVPRPKAPSSSPSPSPQLLLLPATNNVAEASPPEDCEKSPQDDKTPSPKFSMILEALGELKEPNGSEVTTICNFIEQRHEVQPNFRRLLCAKLRRLIGVNKVEKIDKSYKLTDSYAKRALAPMKDPSLKKKDSAKSSKAAKGQGLFTAASPALGAAEAAATKVADAEAKSHLANEHMMEVERIGKMAEETESLLELASELYERCSRGEVLTILQVAHREF
- the LOC123070391 gene encoding single myb histone 4 isoform X1; its protein translation is MGAPKQKWTSEEEEALRRGVLKHGAGKWRTIQKDPEFSPVLSSRSNIDLKDKWRNLSFSASGLGSRDKQRVPRPKAPSSSPSPSPQLLLLPATNNVAEASPPEDCEKSPQDDKTPSPKYSSMILEALGELKEPNGSEVTTICNFIEQRHEVQPNFRRLLCAKLRRLIGVNKVEKIDKSYKLTDSYAKRALAPMKDPSLKKKDSAKSSKAAKGQGLFTAASPALGAAEAAATKVADAEAKSHLANEHMMEVERIGKMAEETESLLELASELYERCSRGEVLTILQVAHREF